The uncultured Eubacteriales bacterium region GCCGGGTTGGGGTCCTTGCTGCCAAAGGCCGCCCGGAGCTGGCCCAGCTCCACAAAGCCGCCCCCTGCATATACCGCGTCTAAAATCCGCCGCGCATGGTCCGAGCGGCCCGCCGCGTCATAGGCCCTCTCTTTGTCCGTGCCTTTGACGAGTTGGTAACGGTCCTGGAGGGCGAAGTAAAGCCCCGCCGGAAGCATGGCTCGCGCAGCGTCGTACACAGTGCAGAAATAACGATCCCGCATCCAGAGGGCCAGCTGTATGCCCTCGGCGTCCAGCACGGGCTCCTCGTCCAGCAGAGTGGTGATGGCCTTGAGCTTAGGGCCCCGTTCCCCCTCCGCGATGGCTAAAATCAGACCCTCGGTGCTCCTGTTGCCGGAGCCGAAGGGCAGCAGCACCCGCATACCGGGCCGGGCGGATTGAGCCAGGTCCCCGGGGAGGAGATAGTCGTAGGGCTTGTCAATGGCGAAAGTTGCAGCCTTGAGGGCCACCTTCGCTAATTTGACCTGCTCCATTTTCCTCTCCCTCCCGTTTGAAAAGGGCAAGTGAAAGGGTACCGAGCCGATGCCCCCTCACTTGCCCTCTTTGCTCAGATTTACTCCTGAACCTCAGGCACACACTTGCCCTCGGCCACCTCGCGGATCGCCATAGAGACCGGCTTATCGTCCAGCGGAATACCGGATTCCTCGGATTCGCTGGCGATCTGGCGAGCCCGCTGGGCCACCACGTTCACCAGCATATAGCGGCTGGGAATCTTATTGAGCAATTTGTTCATGGGAGGTTCAAGCATCATGGGGCATCGTTCCTTTCATTTCGCATGCCTAGATCCCTTCGACCAGACACATGCGGTTTTTTGTTTTGCAGTCGGTAGCGGTGAGGATGGCGATGATCTCAGCCGCTGCCGTTGAGACCTTATCGTTGACGACCAGGTAATCATAGGAGGGAATCTCCTTGTACTCCTCCCTGGCTTTCTCCAGCCGCCCGGCGACGACGGCCTCCCCGTCGGTATTGCGGCCACGGAGGCGGCGTGAAAGCTCCTCAAAGGATGGGGGGATAATGAAGATGAATACTGCGTCAGGGCAGCGGAATCGAACCTTTGCCGCACCCTGAACCTCGATGTCCAGAAGCACGTCTATCCCAGCGTCCAGGCGATCCTGGATGGCCTTGAGGGAGGTGCCGTAGTAGTTATCAACGTACTGGGCGTACTCCAGGAGCTCGCCTCGATCGATCATCCCCTCGAACTGCTCCCGGCCCACAAAGTTGTAGTTCACACCGTCCGCCTCTCCCACACGGGGTGCGCGGGTGGTGTAGGACACCGAGAAGTGGATTCCGGGTCGCTCGCTCAAAAGCTCTGAAATCACTGTGCTCTTGCCCACGCCGGAGGGGCCGGAGAGGACAATCAGCTGGCCCTTTGTCTTTTTCCTTAGTATCATGCCTCACCCTCCTCCGGATCCGCCATATCCCGCCCGGCCAGGCGGCCCGCCACCGTCTCGGGTGAGATGGCGGAGAGGATGATATGGTCGCTGTCCATGAGGAGGACGGCACGGGTCTTCCTGCCGTAGGTCGCGTCGATGAGGACACCCCGCTCTCTCGCCTCCTGGATGGTGCGCCGGATGGGCGCGGACTCCGGGCTGACGATGGCGATCAGCCGCTCGGCGGAGACCAGGTTGCCAAAGCCGATATTCAGTAATTTCATGGCCCCCCCCCCTCAACTGTCACGCATCGCATCCTCACAAGCGGATAACCCCTCGGACTCGGGCAAAGCCGGCCCGCCTTTAGCGGTTCCTGTGTTTTACCCGGTCCAGGCTCCCATGCTCGGTGGCTCTGCGCTTCTCTGCTATTCTATATTCTGCACTTGCTCCCTGATCTTTTCGATCTCGGCCTTGATATCCACCACCCAACGGGTAGTCTCGATATCGTTGCTCTTGGAGCCGATGGTATTGGCCTCACGGTTAAACTCCTGGATTAGAAAGTCCAACTTGCGGCCTACCGCCCCACCCTGACCCAGCATGTGGGAAAGCTGGGAGAGGTGGCTGCGCAAACGGACGGTCTCCTCATCCACGGCAACCTTATCGGCAAAGATGGCGGCCTCAGTGAGGATGCGACTCTCGTCAAGCTGCTTGCTCTGGAGCACCTCGGCCATTTTAGCGGCCAGCTTGGCGCGGTAGTCGGCTACGATGCCGGGCGCGCGCTCCTCCACCTTGGAGGTCAGGCCCTCGATCGTCTTGGCCCGGCCGAGGATATCCTCCTCCAGCTTGCCCCCTTCACGGGTGCGCATGGCATCAAAGTCAGCCAGGGCCAGGTCGGTTACCGCACACAGGTCGGCGGCCACCACATCCAGATCCTCCTGGCTCTTCTCCACCAGAAACACATCGGGAAAACGGGAGAGCAGGGAGACCGAAAGGTCATCCCGAAGACCATAGGTTTCCCGCAGCTCGCACAGGGCCTTATAGTACCCATCAGCCATGCTCCTGTTGAGGGAGACCGAGGTTTCCCCCGTCTCGGAGGGCCCGATGGTGACGAATACATCCACCTTGCCCCGGGAGATATTGCTCTGAACCCGGGACTTAATGGCGTCCTCAGTAAAAACATAAATACGGGGCAGCTTGACAGTGCAGTCGAGATAGCGGTTGTTCACCGAGCGGACCTCCACCGTGATGGTGCGGCTGCTCTTCACCGCCTCTCCCCTGCCATAGCCGGTCATGCTCTTGACCAAAGGGCATCGCTCCCTTTCTGTTATCGACGTCGTATCAGGGTATTATACCAAATTTGCCGCCCCAGGGCAAGCCCTTTAATGGCGGCGTAGATTTTTATCTATTCGGGTGGCGTAGAGGGCGATGAGCTGGGAAAAACCGAAATCGTAGACCACGA contains the following coding sequences:
- the rpoZ gene encoding DNA-directed RNA polymerase subunit omega, producing MMLEPPMNKLLNKIPSRYMLVNVVAQRARQIASESEESGIPLDDKPVSMAIREVAEGKCVPEVQE
- the gmk gene encoding guanylate kinase (Evidence 2a : Function of homologous gene experimentally demonstrated in an other organism; PubMedId : 8390989; Product type e : enzyme) → MILRKKTKGQLIVLSGPSGVGKSTVISELLSERPGIHFSVSYTTRAPRVGEADGVNYNFVGREQFEGMIDRGELLEYAQYVDNYYGTSLKAIQDRLDAGIDVLLDIEVQGAAKVRFRCPDAVFIFIIPPSFEELSRRLRGRNTDGEAVVAGRLEKAREEYKEIPSYDYLVVNDKVSTAAAEIIAILTATDCKTKNRMCLVEGI
- a CDS encoding conserved hypothetical protein (Evidence 4 : Homologs of previously reported genes of unknown function); translated protein: MKLLNIGFGNLVSAERLIAIVSPESAPIRRTIQEARERGVLIDATYGRKTRAVLLMDSDHIILSAISPETVAGRLAGRDMADPEEGEA
- a CDS encoding conserved hypothetical protein (Evidence 4 : Homologs of previously reported genes of unknown function), which codes for MVKSMTGYGRGEAVKSSRTITVEVRSVNNRYLDCTVKLPRIYVFTEDAIKSRVQSNISRGKVDVFVTIGPSETGETSVSLNRSMADGYYKALCELRETYGLRDDLSVSLLSRFPDVFLVEKSQEDLDVVAADLCAVTDLALADFDAMRTREGGKLEEDILGRAKTIEGLTSKVEERAPGIVADYRAKLAAKMAEVLQSKQLDESRILTEAAIFADKVAVDEETVRLRSHLSQLSHMLGQGGAVGRKLDFLIQEFNREANTIGSKSNDIETTRWVVDIKAEIEKIREQVQNIE